In the genome of Xanthocytophaga agilis, one region contains:
- a CDS encoding xanthine dehydrogenase family protein molybdopterin-binding subunit, which translates to MKDQQESFSRRDFIRLSGLSTLSLTLGYYISGCDHTVKVINSQTASSVIELVAWISIDTNGDIKLMNHRSEMGQGTQQTIPQILAEELEVGMDQITVVSASANPKKYGPQPQEGSFSVRGWCQQLLKMGATARQMLIMAAAKQWNVPVTECSAKNGQVYHQPTNQKAGYGSLVEEATKIKPPSNVTLKERKDYTIIGKPLPRNDIPSKVNGTAVFGLDKKLPGLLYAVVERNPRFRGKVKSFDDTETRKIIGVKHVCKVQRAVFGSLYEGVAVVANSIWAAMQGRKVLRVEWDDTGFDYVSTEQMEVQMRQNLKKPAPSPQFEKVFKQASDTLSVVYETPYQAHSCMEPLNCTVHVHDNRIDVWGPLQEANWTQADLSQRMNIPIENVTVHMTFLGGGFGRKAFTDYPHEAALLSKELNAPVQVVWTREDDMIAGPFRPGAFFACRGGLDKEGKIMAFQTITSTQWIGQEWSSTPYADPEPAGYNKGGIEGLLQPYYKSIPHYSFAGIGNRVPMPVMWWRSVYASTNGFACESFIDELAHKAQKDPMDFRRRHLLENRYQAFIDKLEAVSSWKSRTTKGWGVAITQCFGSIAGHIVIVSRNADKKLQIDKIIALMDCGWYVNPDIIKAQVEGAIVMGLGAACLHAIHFQDGMTVEKNFDTYLMPRILDIPEIEVHIMENNEKPGGVGEPGLPPFAPALCNAIFDLTGKRIRKLPFALDEI; encoded by the coding sequence ATGAAAGACCAGCAAGAATCCTTTTCCCGCAGAGATTTTATCCGTTTATCAGGGCTCTCAACGCTTTCATTAACGCTGGGTTACTACATCTCAGGCTGTGATCACACAGTAAAAGTGATAAACTCACAAACCGCGAGTTCGGTAATTGAACTGGTAGCCTGGATATCCATAGATACGAATGGTGATATAAAGCTAATGAATCATCGGTCAGAGATGGGACAAGGCACTCAGCAGACCATTCCACAAATCCTGGCAGAAGAGTTGGAAGTAGGTATGGATCAGATCACTGTAGTATCCGCATCAGCTAATCCCAAAAAGTATGGTCCACAACCACAGGAAGGTAGTTTTTCGGTAAGGGGCTGGTGTCAACAACTATTAAAGATGGGAGCTACAGCACGCCAAATGCTCATTATGGCAGCAGCAAAGCAATGGAATGTACCTGTAACAGAATGTTCTGCTAAAAATGGACAGGTATACCACCAGCCGACTAACCAGAAAGCAGGTTATGGTTCACTGGTGGAAGAAGCTACCAAAATAAAACCTCCCTCCAATGTAACTCTAAAAGAACGAAAAGACTATACCATTATTGGTAAACCTCTTCCTCGTAATGATATTCCTTCTAAAGTCAATGGTACAGCAGTTTTTGGTTTGGATAAAAAGTTACCAGGCCTGCTCTATGCCGTCGTTGAACGAAATCCACGGTTTCGGGGGAAAGTAAAAAGTTTTGATGATACAGAAACAAGAAAAATAATAGGAGTAAAACATGTGTGCAAAGTACAAAGGGCTGTATTTGGAAGTTTGTATGAAGGAGTAGCTGTAGTTGCTAATTCGATATGGGCAGCCATGCAGGGTCGCAAAGTATTGCGTGTAGAATGGGATGACACAGGTTTTGATTATGTAAGCACAGAGCAAATGGAAGTACAAATGCGTCAGAATCTCAAAAAACCTGCTCCATCGCCCCAGTTTGAGAAAGTCTTTAAGCAAGCTTCAGATACATTGTCAGTAGTATACGAAACACCTTATCAGGCTCACAGCTGTATGGAACCACTCAACTGCACTGTGCATGTACATGATAACAGGATAGATGTGTGGGGCCCTTTACAGGAAGCCAACTGGACACAAGCAGATCTTAGTCAGCGAATGAACATACCCATTGAAAATGTAACTGTTCACATGACATTTCTGGGTGGGGGTTTTGGCCGTAAAGCGTTTACAGATTATCCTCATGAAGCCGCCTTGCTCTCAAAAGAACTCAATGCACCTGTGCAGGTAGTATGGACACGGGAAGACGATATGATAGCAGGACCGTTTCGTCCTGGAGCTTTTTTTGCCTGTCGGGGAGGTTTGGATAAAGAAGGAAAAATTATGGCATTCCAGACTATTACCTCTACCCAATGGATTGGACAGGAATGGAGTTCAACGCCTTATGCAGATCCTGAACCTGCAGGGTACAACAAAGGAGGAATAGAAGGATTGTTACAACCCTACTATAAATCAATCCCACATTATAGCTTTGCAGGTATAGGAAATCGGGTGCCAATGCCTGTCATGTGGTGGCGTTCGGTATATGCTTCAACCAATGGATTTGCCTGTGAAAGTTTTATAGATGAGCTGGCCCACAAAGCACAAAAAGATCCTATGGACTTTCGAAGAAGGCATCTTTTGGAAAATCGCTACCAGGCTTTTATAGATAAACTGGAAGCAGTCAGTAGTTGGAAATCGCGTACAACCAAAGGTTGGGGAGTAGCGATTACCCAATGTTTCGGAAGCATAGCTGGCCATATTGTGATTGTGTCCCGAAATGCGGATAAAAAGCTACAAATTGATAAAATAATCGCGTTGATGGACTGCGGCTGGTATGTTAATCCGGATATAATCAAGGCACAAGTAGAAGGTGCTATTGTTATGGGGCTGGGCGCAGCCTGTTTACATGCTATTCACTTTCAGGATGGAATGACTGTAGAGAAAAACTTTGATACCTATCTGATGCCTCGTATCCTCGATATTCCAGAGATAGAAGTACATATTATGGAAAATAATGAGAAACCGGGTGGTGTCGGAGAACCAGGACTTCCTCCTTTTGCCCCTGCCCTCTGTAATGCCATCTTTGATCTGACAGGTAAACGAATCCGTAAATTACCATTTGCACTGGATGAGATATAA
- a CDS encoding MBL fold metallo-hydrolase, producing MNRRTILKKGLLLGLSATLPVSSVFSGIRQATQPVNNGIHTFTLGKLELFVVTDGHILFKKVQPSFAPDVPANQVKQVLDENFLPDSADLGVNILIIKSGDKIILLDTGCGTILGDSSGWLLRNLPKTGIQPSQITDIVITHGHPDHMGGLLGKNGELAFPSANIHLSRLEYEFWQSPSPDFSKSKMKDEVLKTMVVKTTKKTLDKIKPHLHLFEDGSRILNCLTLKIAPGHTPGHTISTIFSAGQELVHVADLVHSPVLVFAHPEWGFDGDTDFGLAATTRKNVLEELARSRQQVFSYHLPWPGLGHVRKKGKGFEWVQTGFALPD from the coding sequence ATGAACCGAAGAACGATTCTCAAAAAAGGGCTCCTTCTGGGGTTATCTGCAACCTTACCCGTATCCTCTGTATTCTCAGGTATTAGACAAGCTACTCAACCTGTCAACAATGGTATTCATACTTTTACATTAGGTAAACTGGAACTGTTTGTTGTTACAGACGGACATATTCTGTTTAAAAAAGTTCAACCAAGCTTTGCCCCTGATGTACCAGCCAATCAGGTAAAACAGGTACTGGATGAAAACTTTCTACCAGATAGTGCTGATTTAGGTGTGAATATACTAATCATCAAGTCTGGAGATAAGATTATTTTACTGGATACAGGCTGTGGTACTATCTTGGGAGATTCTTCCGGATGGTTATTGCGAAATCTGCCCAAAACAGGTATTCAGCCCAGTCAGATTACAGATATTGTCATTACACATGGTCATCCGGACCATATGGGAGGCCTGTTGGGTAAAAATGGAGAACTAGCATTTCCATCAGCCAACATCCATTTATCACGACTGGAATATGAATTCTGGCAATCTCCAAGTCCTGACTTCTCCAAAAGTAAAATGAAAGATGAGGTATTGAAAACTATGGTTGTAAAAACGACTAAAAAAACTTTGGATAAAATAAAGCCTCATTTGCATCTTTTTGAAGATGGTTCACGAATACTGAATTGCCTTACTTTAAAAATTGCTCCTGGACATACTCCTGGTCATACAATCTCTACAATATTTTCAGCGGGGCAAGAACTTGTACATGTAGCAGATCTGGTACACTCTCCTGTACTGGTATTTGCTCATCCGGAATGGGGATTTGATGGAGACACAGATTTTGGACTTGCAGCAACCACCCGTAAAAACGTACTGGAAGAACTTGCTAGGAGCCGACAACAGGTGTTTTCCTATCATTTACCTTGGCCAGGATTAGGGCATGTACGCAAAAAAGGAAAAGGATTTGAATGGGTACAAACAGGGTTTGCCCTTCCAGATTAA
- a CDS encoding DNA topoisomerase 3, with protein sequence MKVCIAEKPSVAKDIAEVIGAKQRKDGYYEGNGYQVTWTFGHFCTLKEPQDYTPEWKSWRLSALPMIPSNFGIKLIDNSGVQKQFGVIENLLKDCEEVINCGDAGQEGELIQRWVLHKAKCKAPVKRLWISSLTEQAIKDGFANLKDSSQFDNLYAAGSARAIGDWLLGINATRLFTTKFGNGKAVLSIGRVQTPTLAMLVQRQKEINAFKSADYWELKTLYREVEFTATIERIYNQERAQKGLEYLQANPIFTVTSFEKKEGKEGNPRLFDLTALQVEANKKYGFSAEITLKHVQNLYEKKFVTYPRVDTTYLSEDLHPKVEGILRSMQYYQALVAPLLLSPIPKLKTVFDNNKVSDHHAIIPTDVLPTGLIPDEKRVYDLIARRFIAVFYPECKISNTTVLGVVGKVEFKATGKQILEPGWREVYANEAKAKKTDEEKKEEDKDEKKEEEERVMPVFTVGESGPHTPRIHQGKTSPPKPYTEATLLRGMETAGKQVENEEMRDLLKENGIGRPSTRANIIETLIKRNYVEKKKKALLATQMGIDLIDTIQNELLKSAELTGTWEKKLRQIEKGDYELETFKAELIQMVIDLTNEVKRNAYRQIAIAATPTPAPVEEEEPEKKEAKPKKPKEPKEEINIEALTCPKCKEHLLKKGNSAYGCGNFKVCGFKIPFEVLGKKLTDKHIYDLLSKGKTGKIKGLRTPGSEEEIEGKLVLQADFNIGL encoded by the coding sequence ATGAAAGTTTGCATTGCAGAAAAACCCAGTGTAGCAAAAGATATTGCAGAAGTTATAGGAGCCAAGCAACGCAAAGACGGATACTATGAAGGCAACGGATACCAGGTAACCTGGACGTTCGGACACTTCTGCACCTTAAAAGAACCCCAGGATTATACACCTGAATGGAAATCATGGCGTCTATCAGCCCTGCCTATGATTCCTTCCAACTTTGGAATTAAATTGATTGATAACTCTGGTGTGCAGAAACAGTTTGGTGTCATTGAGAACCTGCTTAAAGATTGTGAAGAAGTCATTAACTGTGGTGACGCCGGTCAGGAAGGAGAATTGATACAGCGCTGGGTACTACACAAAGCCAAATGCAAAGCTCCAGTCAAACGACTTTGGATATCGTCTCTGACAGAACAAGCTATTAAAGATGGCTTTGCCAATCTCAAAGACAGTAGTCAGTTTGATAATCTGTATGCTGCCGGGAGTGCCCGTGCTATTGGAGACTGGCTATTAGGTATTAATGCTACACGCTTGTTCACAACCAAATTTGGTAATGGCAAGGCTGTTTTATCGATTGGTCGGGTACAGACCCCTACCCTTGCCATGCTGGTTCAGCGCCAAAAAGAGATTAATGCTTTTAAATCTGCAGATTACTGGGAATTAAAAACGCTGTATCGTGAAGTAGAATTTACAGCTACTATTGAACGTATTTACAATCAGGAACGAGCACAGAAAGGCCTTGAATACCTACAGGCTAATCCTATTTTTACAGTTACTTCTTTTGAGAAAAAGGAAGGTAAGGAAGGAAATCCCCGGTTATTTGACCTTACAGCCCTTCAGGTGGAAGCCAACAAAAAATATGGTTTCTCCGCGGAGATTACACTCAAACACGTTCAAAATCTGTATGAGAAAAAGTTTGTTACCTACCCACGGGTAGATACCACCTATCTGTCTGAAGATCTGCATCCCAAAGTAGAAGGTATTTTACGCAGCATGCAATATTATCAGGCACTTGTAGCACCCTTATTACTTAGTCCAATCCCTAAACTTAAAACTGTTTTTGATAACAACAAAGTAAGTGATCACCATGCTATCATTCCTACAGATGTGCTCCCTACTGGTTTGATTCCAGATGAAAAACGGGTATACGACCTGATAGCACGTCGGTTTATTGCCGTATTCTATCCGGAATGTAAAATTTCAAATACTACTGTATTGGGTGTGGTGGGTAAGGTGGAATTCAAAGCTACAGGAAAGCAAATTCTGGAACCAGGCTGGCGAGAGGTATACGCTAATGAAGCCAAGGCCAAGAAAACAGACGAGGAGAAGAAAGAAGAAGATAAAGACGAAAAAAAGGAGGAGGAAGAACGCGTGATGCCTGTCTTTACTGTTGGGGAGTCGGGTCCACATACTCCCAGAATTCACCAGGGAAAGACCTCACCACCCAAACCCTATACAGAAGCAACATTGCTTCGGGGGATGGAAACAGCAGGTAAACAAGTAGAAAACGAAGAAATGCGTGATCTTCTAAAAGAAAACGGCATAGGCAGACCTTCTACACGGGCAAATATTATCGAAACACTGATAAAACGTAATTACGTTGAGAAGAAAAAGAAAGCCCTGCTGGCAACTCAAATGGGGATTGATCTGATTGACACAATTCAAAACGAACTTCTCAAAAGTGCAGAGCTTACAGGAACCTGGGAAAAAAAACTGCGTCAGATTGAGAAAGGAGACTATGAACTGGAAACGTTTAAAGCAGAGCTGATCCAGATGGTGATTGACCTTACCAATGAAGTAAAACGGAATGCATATCGACAGATTGCCATTGCGGCAACTCCTACACCAGCGCCTGTCGAGGAAGAAGAACCAGAAAAAAAAGAAGCCAAACCGAAAAAGCCAAAAGAACCCAAAGAAGAGATTAACATTGAAGCTCTGACATGCCCTAAATGCAAGGAACATCTGCTGAAAAAGGGTAATAGCGCATATGGATGTGGAAACTTTAAAGTGTGCGGATTTAAGATACCGTTTGAAGTGTTAGGCAAGAAATTAACTGACAAACATATCTACGATCTGTTGTCAAAAGGAAAAACAGGTAAGATCAAAGGTCTGAGAACTCCCGGATCTGAAGAAGAGATAGAAGGTAAGCTAGTTTTACAGGCAGATTTTAATATTGGGTTGTAA
- a CDS encoding glycosyl hydrolase family 18 protein, translating into MKFIHLLVLPLVVSLVFPHTFLLAQNSKTVTKSSFKIIGYYPLQATYKTDTSGKLNLQVPFDKLTHINLWFINPDSLGNFIQDFSGVSSFVEQAHAQKVKVLFSIGGGSIHLQYRHLLAPPNRSLLIQKLVSLILTYQLDGIDVDLEGADMDENYEPFVTELATALRTHNKLITAAIAIYYKDQLTDKALAQYDFVNIMSYDRTGPWSPDKPGPHSTYAHAEEDLSYFGKTRGIAKEKMTLGVPFYGYGYGEGMTAISMNYSEIQSSFSGSDTKDEWKMPDGRTIYYNGRNTIKRKTKLAKQKASGIMIWQLPGDATGSSSLLDVIFQTAY; encoded by the coding sequence ATGAAATTCATTCACCTGCTTGTCTTACCATTAGTTGTTTCTTTAGTATTTCCTCATACTTTTTTACTGGCTCAAAATTCTAAAACAGTTACAAAATCATCCTTCAAAATCATTGGGTACTACCCTTTACAAGCCACCTACAAAACAGATACATCAGGAAAATTAAATCTTCAGGTCCCTTTTGATAAATTAACCCACATTAACCTCTGGTTTATCAATCCGGATTCACTGGGAAACTTTATACAGGATTTTTCCGGAGTATCCTCTTTTGTTGAACAGGCACATGCTCAAAAAGTTAAAGTACTATTTTCCATTGGAGGAGGTAGTATACATCTTCAATACCGACATCTGTTAGCTCCCCCTAATAGAAGTCTACTGATCCAGAAACTAGTGTCTTTGATACTTACCTATCAACTGGATGGTATTGATGTAGATCTGGAAGGAGCAGATATGGACGAAAACTATGAGCCATTTGTAACCGAACTGGCAACTGCCTTACGAACACACAACAAACTCATCACTGCTGCTATTGCAATCTATTACAAAGACCAACTAACAGACAAAGCACTAGCCCAATACGATTTTGTCAACATAATGAGTTATGATCGTACAGGTCCGTGGAGTCCGGACAAACCAGGTCCTCATTCGACCTATGCTCATGCAGAAGAAGATCTGAGTTATTTTGGAAAAACCAGAGGAATAGCCAAAGAAAAAATGACATTGGGAGTTCCATTTTATGGCTATGGATACGGTGAAGGTATGACTGCTATCAGTATGAACTATAGCGAAATTCAATCGTCTTTTTCGGGATCAGACACAAAAGATGAGTGGAAAATGCCGGATGGGAGAACTATCTATTACAATGGCCGAAACACAATAAAACGGAAAACAAAGCTAGCCAAACAAAAAGCTTCTGGCATTATGATCTGGCAGCTACCAGGTGATGCAACAGGAAGCAGCTCATTGTTGGATGTCATTTTCCAAACGGCTTATTGA
- a CDS encoding quinone oxidoreductase, producing MTLSTFGNSDVLVYQEVTNPSPKFNEVLVEMKAIGLNFADLMRRNGTYPLRGQAPYINGYEGAGIIVDANNHPEYKTGDRVAFADVPFANAELVAVPVDHIIPLPEDVSFETAAASMLQGLTAQYLTSDSHPIKAGETVLIHASAGGVGQWLLQVCKLQGANVIGMTSSENKREISLLLGADQAFLYSEDWKTKILNLFPQGVDVVYDSIGTTLDDSLQVTRILGKVVLFGLAGGKLEIGNPLNIIAKSQTIIGGDLWNYLTSKEERLRRAKQLFAWLQNKHVQISTPTLFKLSEGKKAHEFLESRQSTGKIVLIP from the coding sequence TTGACCTTATCAACTTTTGGTAATTCCGATGTTCTCGTATATCAGGAAGTTACAAATCCCAGTCCGAAATTCAATGAGGTATTGGTTGAAATGAAAGCCATCGGGCTGAACTTTGCTGATCTGATGCGTCGCAATGGTACATATCCTCTACGGGGACAAGCTCCCTATATCAATGGATATGAAGGGGCGGGAATTATAGTAGATGCCAATAACCATCCTGAGTATAAAACAGGCGACAGAGTTGCCTTTGCCGATGTTCCATTTGCCAATGCAGAGCTAGTAGCTGTCCCTGTAGATCATATTATTCCTCTACCAGAAGATGTGAGTTTCGAAACGGCAGCAGCAAGTATGTTGCAAGGACTCACTGCTCAGTATTTGACATCTGATAGCCATCCGATAAAAGCAGGCGAAACCGTTTTGATTCATGCCTCTGCGGGTGGAGTTGGTCAATGGTTACTCCAGGTTTGTAAACTACAAGGTGCCAATGTTATTGGAATGACCTCATCAGAAAACAAACGGGAGATTTCACTTTTATTGGGTGCAGATCAAGCTTTTCTCTACTCAGAAGACTGGAAGACCAAAATATTGAACCTATTTCCACAAGGTGTGGACGTAGTATACGACAGTATAGGAACCACCCTGGACGATAGCCTTCAGGTGACACGAATATTGGGAAAAGTAGTGCTTTTTGGATTGGCAGGTGGCAAACTGGAAATAGGAAATCCATTAAACATCATCGCGAAATCTCAGACCATTATTGGTGGAGATTTATGGAACTATCTGACTTCTAAAGAAGAACGCCTTCGAAGAGCCAAGCAGTTGTTTGCATGGTTACAAAATAAACATGTTCAAATCTCCACACCCACACTTTTTAAACTCTCTGAGGGTAAAAAAGCCCATGAGTTTCTGGAGAGCAGACAGAGTACAGGAAAGATAGTATTGATACCCTAG
- a CDS encoding isocitrate lyase/phosphoenolpyruvate mutase family protein yields MNSFDTFSQLHQNSTPLLLGNIWDVHSALLFEANGYKAIGTSSQAIAKTFGYEDGENIPFETLFLIAKRVTEAVKIPFSVDLEGGYSRTIDGIIENITKLHAIGVAGINLEDSIPGTTRQLQSIHEFQKTLSTIANHLNRNNMKVFLNIRTDGFLLDMETALKETLSRLKSYEEAGANGIFVPCITQSNDISEVVKATTLPVNVMCMPTLPSFEDLQKLGVKRVSMGPFTAMYIHKRAEEAIHSIQQNNSFSILF; encoded by the coding sequence ATGAACTCATTTGACACATTTTCACAACTCCATCAAAATTCTACACCTCTTCTTTTAGGAAATATATGGGATGTACATAGTGCACTACTCTTTGAAGCAAATGGCTATAAAGCAATTGGTACTTCCAGTCAGGCAATAGCTAAAACATTTGGCTATGAAGATGGAGAAAACATTCCATTTGAAACACTTTTTCTGATAGCAAAAAGAGTCACAGAGGCAGTAAAAATCCCTTTTTCTGTTGATCTGGAAGGTGGATATAGCAGAACGATTGATGGTATAATTGAAAATATAACCAAACTCCATGCTATTGGCGTAGCCGGTATAAATCTGGAAGATTCCATTCCAGGGACTACCCGTCAATTGCAATCCATTCATGAGTTTCAAAAAACTCTTTCCACAATTGCCAATCATCTGAACCGGAATAATATGAAAGTATTCCTCAATATTCGTACAGATGGTTTTCTCCTGGATATGGAAACAGCTCTAAAGGAAACACTTTCCCGATTAAAAAGTTATGAAGAAGCAGGAGCTAATGGAATTTTTGTTCCCTGTATTACACAATCAAATGATATCTCAGAAGTAGTAAAAGCTACTACACTTCCTGTTAATGTGATGTGTATGCCAACTCTACCCAGCTTTGAAGATTTGCAAAAGCTAGGCGTGAAACGAGTTAGTATGGGACCTTTTACCGCAATGTATATACATAAGCGAGCAGAAGAAGCTATACATTCTATACAACAAAACAACTCCTTTTCTATTCTTTTTTAA
- a CDS encoding MarR family winged helix-turn-helix transcriptional regulator, which yields MPTIDSSKQESSLPTELRTVVTRLMKKLRSKSPTRDTLSLTERSVIRLLDEHKELLPSEIARIEKVTTQSMSQILNHLSDLGYITRTPSETDKRKITITLSEGGLALLNTSRNERDEWLSHALHATCTSEEQEVLRQALGPLKKLLEYD from the coding sequence ATGCCTACGATAGATTCATCCAAACAAGAGAGTTCTCTTCCCACCGAATTACGAACTGTTGTAACCCGGCTTATGAAAAAGTTACGGAGCAAATCACCGACCCGTGATACATTATCCCTTACTGAACGATCTGTGATACGATTACTTGATGAACATAAAGAATTATTGCCCAGTGAAATCGCTCGGATAGAAAAGGTTACTACCCAATCTATGTCACAGATTCTGAATCATTTATCGGATCTGGGTTACATTACCCGCACTCCTTCAGAAACAGACAAACGAAAGATTACCATAACTCTATCAGAAGGGGGACTAGCATTATTAAATACCAGCCGAAATGAGAGAGATGAATGGTTAAGTCATGCTTTACATGCTACCTGTACATCCGAAGAACAGGAAGTTTTACGCCAAGCACTAGGCCCCTTGAAAAAATTACTGGAATATGACTAA
- a CDS encoding helix-turn-helix domain-containing protein, translating into MKDSKRESICSVDYGFQRIGGKYKCRLIWYIHTHGIVRYGVLRRMVKGITPKMLTQTLRELEEDKLVIRTVYHEVPPKVEYSLTPIAEELIPFIQHVKEWADRRLEELDKDIEPISCD; encoded by the coding sequence ATGAAAGATTCCAAACGAGAGAGTATTTGTTCCGTTGATTATGGATTTCAACGCATTGGGGGTAAGTACAAGTGCCGGTTGATCTGGTATATTCATACACATGGAATTGTACGGTATGGTGTTTTGCGACGAATGGTAAAAGGCATTACACCTAAAATGCTGACACAGACATTACGAGAACTTGAGGAAGATAAACTGGTAATTCGGACAGTCTATCATGAAGTTCCACCTAAAGTAGAATATTCATTAACACCAATAGCGGAAGAACTCATTCCATTTATCCAGCATGTAAAAGAATGGGCTGACAGACGTTTAGAAGAGTTAGATAAAGATATTGAACCTATCAGCTGTGACTAA
- a CDS encoding DUF695 domain-containing protein, translated as MSFQESFLGAINESIRQYTTFWSWFQTQEMIFFQVVKQRENIETDFFEKLSEQLNVFNESLYFVVGMPDEDTVELIFTADGIIKNIVFVEELVQSAPLIKGWRFTALKPATDTSKINIKMEEFDFNEENIGFYANEHPELPDEIDITVVYPDFAEEDRQMVVNGIYIFLDNVLGELNFACIIDQIDIVRTQEAQQEIVPISKLKSFLVWREKEFVEKYEGVRRNTDKDNYSMLQAKLENGNMLLAAINTDLLKWDRKASHPWIMNVEIAYDGSELNGMPDEDAFTLMEEIEENITTELKDAEGYLNIGRQTAEGTRNIYFACKDFRKPSKVLHAIQQVYADQSEMSYEIYKDKYWQSFEHFVNA; from the coding sequence ATGAGTTTTCAGGAAAGCTTTTTGGGGGCAATAAATGAATCTATACGTCAGTATACTACCTTTTGGAGTTGGTTTCAAACACAGGAAATGATATTCTTTCAAGTTGTGAAGCAACGGGAGAATATAGAAACAGATTTTTTTGAAAAGCTTTCTGAACAGTTGAATGTTTTTAATGAGAGTCTCTATTTTGTTGTTGGAATGCCAGATGAGGATACAGTTGAACTAATATTTACAGCAGATGGAATAATAAAAAATATTGTCTTTGTAGAAGAACTGGTTCAAAGTGCCCCTTTGATAAAAGGATGGAGGTTTACTGCATTGAAACCTGCTACAGATACCTCAAAGATTAATATCAAAATGGAAGAATTTGATTTTAATGAGGAAAATATCGGCTTCTATGCCAATGAACATCCGGAACTTCCGGATGAGATTGATATAACTGTTGTGTATCCCGATTTTGCGGAAGAGGATCGTCAGATGGTGGTTAACGGGATTTATATCTTTCTGGATAATGTGTTAGGCGAGTTAAATTTTGCCTGTATTATAGACCAGATAGATATTGTGAGGACACAGGAGGCTCAACAGGAGATTGTACCCATTTCTAAATTGAAAAGTTTTTTGGTCTGGAGAGAAAAAGAATTTGTTGAGAAATATGAAGGGGTAAGACGTAATACGGATAAAGACAACTATAGCATGTTGCAGGCCAAACTTGAAAATGGTAATATGTTATTGGCAGCTATCAATACAGACCTGTTGAAGTGGGATAGAAAGGCGTCTCATCCATGGATTATGAATGTTGAAATAGCCTATGATGGTTCAGAACTCAATGGTATGCCGGATGAGGATGCTTTTACACTAATGGAAGAGATTGAGGAAAATATTACAACCGAACTAAAAGATGCTGAAGGCTATCTGAATATTGGTAGACAAACAGCTGAAGGTACACGAAATATTTATTTTGCCTGCAAGGACTTCAGAAAGCCATCGAAAGTGTTACATGCTATTCAACAAGTCTATGCTGATCAGTCAGAGATGAGTTATGAAATTTACAAGGATAAATACTGGCAGTCATTTGAGCATTTTGTCAATGCCTGA